AGCCCCGTTCAGTGAAATCCCACCAAATGACTGGATAAAATCCTTACCCTTCGCGGGAGTACTATGAGTATTTTTTGAACCCACTGTAGACTCTGAACTGTTGTTACTCGTGGtaacatcatcatctggAGCCTTACCGTGAGTACCTTTCCTGGAATGATGTAACTTAGCACTGATCGAAGGCAACAAATTACTCAGCGTATTGGAGAACTTTCCAGCCCGAGCTCGGTACGACCCAAGTTTCTGCGGTTGATCATCTATATTGCTTCCAGTGCCAGTCCCAGttccaacatcttcttcgtatATCGGAATGGTAATCCCTGGGTCAATGACCTCTGGTATCTTCGACAACGTATCGCCATTTCCACCCAGAAGCTCGTGCTTTGGTATTTTCCTATCAGACATATCTGTTCTACTGATGGTATCCAAAGTTGTTACTAAATGTGAAAAAGCTCAAAGCAACGGTCTGACCGAATTGAAGCCGCTATTCAGATTTTCTACCAAACGTAAGTCGATGAGCGTGTGACTCCAGAGTAATTGAACTAGTCGGTCAGGAAGTCAGACAACAAACGGTCCCCCTTTCCATTCAAACACACACTCAATTTCGCCAATACGCTACCCGAAATCGACTTGtttaagaagaaagagaccAGTTAATTCTCTCTCAACGTTGAAAATGACTCGGCTGTTACTGCGCCCATTAAGTGTAGTGATCGCCGACAGCATACTACCGTGGAGCTATAGGCATTATTTTGGTATATGATGCCTGACGAAGAAACTTTCACTAATATCAGGCAATGGTTCAAGGAAGTCAACGCACAAGCCTTACTAGGGTAAATAATGGCCGCGCCCGGTTAAATCCACAAGTGACTTAAGCGCAGCTAGGTAGACCAGTTGCGAATGTTCCGCAACCGCAGGTATACCTGAGCATGATGCTCTTAGCTGCGTTGAAGTCCCTGTCGAACACCAAGGCGCACTTTGTACAACTATAAACTTTGGCCGAGCCAGGTCATTTTTTAAGTTTCCAGCTAGGAAAGGTCTTGTGGGATTTTCTGGTCAGCTTTGTACAGTTGTGATAGTTTATCTTGAGGATAAAAATTATGTCTTAAGATCTGCAGATATCCTGAACAATATGCGAAGTCTTTCCGTCTGGCTTGTTGCGGGGCTTTCTGCTGGTTCTACCTCAGTTGCATTTCCTGAACTTGGCCAATTCCGACTGCAATTGTCTCGTCGGCGGTTAAATTTTTTACAATGCGTGCAACCTCATCTTGCCGATTTCAGTGACATTCTCACGTAGAGTTCCAAAGTTTGTCAGCATCTATGGTACAATGCTCTATTATTGATGTACTGTTTGGGTCCCTACCCATCTTTTCAGCGACTTTTTTTGGCTCGTAGTAAAATAGCTCTTCGTTGAAGCCACTGCTGAGGGTCAGATTCGAGCTTTCTTTATTGATTGATGGCTGAGAATGTTTTACCACGGAATGCCACGATTCAAATGTGAGCTTCAGACTAAGTATTTTAGCCGCCGTCGGCATAAACGTATTCAGGTCTCATTGCTGAGAAAGGTGAGCAGCATCCTCATTCCAATATGATCTGGCAGTCTTGCTCTTTgatattttctctttttagCCTGGTTCTGATTAGGGTTGGTCATTATTGATTCTGGTTTGTTTGAGTATAGAATGAGTATGGTGAATCAATGGATTGGGCAAGCTCAAAAGTATCACGTGACGTCAATGCTTGGCAGTGTTCCGATCGGGAAATGTAAAAGCTACCTGCCTATCCAATAGTGGTAAAAGGTAAACAACGGCGACACGTTCATAGAGTTATCACCAAGGTTAAGACCCTCGAGAGTTGAGAACATGTTTGATGCTCTCTCGTTGTTGATGCAGTGCAGTCTTGAGTAGTTTCAATTGAGTCTCGAGAAGCGATTTGAATTGAACTGTAAAGTTCGCGAGCGCGATGACTAGTAATGCGGTAGCTGATGAGACTATGGATTCGCTGTTGAAGgagattgatgatgagatgGAGAACACTATCAGTACGGAGAACAAATCTTCTACTGACAGAAGTGGGGAAAGTCAAAAGACCAGGAGTTGGAGTATTCCATTACAAGATATTGGAGATGAGACTATGGATATGATTGTTTCTCACAACACGATAAGTAATATCATGGTGAGAAATGAAGATCAAGGAGATGAGCATGGAGAAGCTGGAACTGTGGAGCCTTTAGCTCCCAGCAGGAAGTCTGTTGTTTTCAGCGAAGGTGTGAATTTCCACGAATATCAGGATGTTAGTGACCAGGGAGAAGACGAACAAGATTCTAACGAACTGACAACAAGTTGGAAAAAATCTTCATTTGTGGCAGCTAAACCAGTGGAAGTGAATCAATCACTTATCGTGGAGGCTCACACAGActctgaagatgaaaaggatCACGAACAACCAGTGATTACAACTCATGACCTTTTACAACACACTGTTACCGATTTGGACGAGAAGCTATCGCATATGCTTGACAAGAAACGGAATGTTCAAAGactgaaattgatgactGAAGAACTGGAGGAAAAAGAACTCGAATCagaggaaaaggaaaagGCCAGTCCAATCAAGTTTACTCTACAACCGACGAAGCCATTAATCCCAAGTATAGGTAACTCCATCGAGGAGACTAGTTTAATTCACTTTCAGTCCATGGAAAATTTAGCTGGGGCTGATGACGAGATAGAGGACGATGATTCATGTTCGGAGTATATGAATGAGGTTCAACACTCCCCTTCCAAGATACCGTTGGTCAACACAGTGAACATCAATAAATTCAGCATAACAAACCAAGGTAGAGAACCACAGACGCGAATCTCTTCCGGCTCATCCTGTTGCGACAGTATATCTGATTTGAAAACTACTATTCAGCATGACAGTTATAGGTTACTGGATGACAAGGTGAGTGGTAATGGAGATGATTCTGATTGCAAGTTTTACGACGATGGCAAACCACTTGAGAATGAAGTGATGGTGACTAGTCATCCCAATACTTCGAGGATCTTTAGTGTGGCAACGTCGGCTGAAGGCTACAAATCTGCTAAGGAAACCGTCCGTAGCCCTGATTCGGTTTACTccaatcaagaaatggaGTCGCCTCCTACCGTAAAGCTACTTGAAGCTCCAGTTAACGACTTGCATATCAAAGCTGAATTAATGGGAGACGAAGACACAACCCAGGACGAAGAGCAGGGTTCGCATAAAGATGACGACATAATTTCAGATAGCGGGAGCGTGATAGAAAGGTCTATGCACAAAGGTCAGTATCCACCTGAAATTCCTCAGTTGCCAGTTCTCACTTCTTCACACTCCGCTTCGAAAGAgaaatctcttgaagctgACAGCGAAGAAGACAATCAGTCTGAGATTGGCTTCACCGATTTGCATGATGTAGCATCATCTGTCAAGGACGTTGATCAAGAGAAGCCGgaaaaagttgaaatttcaagcgTCGATAAATCAGAGAAGTCCATCGAAATACCAAGATCTCATGATTCCGCACAAACTGTGACCAGTAAATCACTGCAAACAAATGTTGAAGGGTTGAATCCTCTAAGCAGTCAAGACGACTTCGTCACAACTACAAGCCGGTCTAGCTCAATCGCGGAGCATGCGAATGAGACCGCTGGCGCCAACATCTCCTCCGGTGGTAAGGAAAGCAAAAATGAGAGGAAATTCTCAATCTTGCCCCCGTTTGCCCCAGTGGGATCtatatttcttgatgatcCATTTGtcgatgattttgaaaCATCTGGAGAGTCCATCGATCTAACAAAATCAGTGAAGCCATCAAACTATCTCTCGATCTGGCACATGCAAGAGGAAGACATAAGAGCCACTTCACCAGCAATTAgttcaaattctcaattttCGCGTTGCACTGATTCTACCAATACATCAGCTAGTGTGAACAGTAATTTAGAGcacaatttcaaattcaagccAAGAGTCATAAGCCGAAGCAAATACTATTATCCTGAGTCCAGACAAGCATCTTgtgatgttgaagatagtTATGTCATCTCGAATTTTGAGACCGCTTTAGATCCCCTCAGAAGGAACACAAtcatatcaagaagaattcaGGAGAACATCAAGAGTCGAAGAAAACTCTATCCATCtatgaaagaaattgatgagaatgatgCGGAGAGCCTCGATGACAAGGAAATCGTTACCGGCCCAGCGGAAGAACATactgttgttgatgatgtcgcagaagaaagaaatcaagaaatcgaaaAGCAGCCAGACCACGACTTCTCAGCTTTTCAGCTGGATTTACTACCGTGCTTGCCTGATgcgaaattgaaagatgaatttATGAGCTATCTAGAAGCAGTGAGCCATGACAATCGCtcaattttgaaccatTCAGAAATCGAAACTGGCAAGTATAATGTTTGGGATCACCAATCCGAGTTTGAAGTTCCAACGGGCGACGTAAAGAAGACCATATCGATGGATGTGATTAATAAGTTGcttgaggaagaaaatcatACACCAGAACCAGTAGCAGAAGAGTCGGTGTCCCTACAGCCTCCTGTCAACCTTGCGATACTCAAAACACCAGTGAAGGAAGTTTCAGTCGGCAGAGGTTTGAGCCTGAAAGGATACGACGCGTTAGTGAGTACCGACGTGGGGTCAGAGCGCCATTCTGCTCTATTCGTCAGCCCAAGTCGCGGTGAGGATGGACAGAGTCCAGTCAAGAAGACCCACGTCGACAGCCCATTTAAGGTTAAGCATAAAAAGCCAGCGCAACATGACAGTGAAAAACCTGATACCGATTTCAAAGGTTTAGCCATTCAATCATTCGAGCCTGAAGAAAAGCAGAAAGTGGTGCTTCCAGAAAGTGTGCATGCTATTGAGTctgatgaacaaaaatcTTTGTCGaatgaagaacaagttgaTCAGTCACTACCTGACAGGGGCAACCTATACCTGAGATTAAACAATGTGGCTAATATATTAATACATGGCATTACACATCATAAGGCCCAATTCGCAATCGAGTTTGATAATGGTAAGGATGTGGTGCAAACCGCTTGGGATACTCTGGCAAATGATAAGAAATGGGAAATCAATCAGGAATTCGAAGTTATTCTTGATAATGATTTAGACAAAATCCCAAAGCTGATCATCACTTTGAAATGTCGCTACGAGTCGCCAAAGAACGAGCTTAAAGAGATAGTTGAGAGAGTGCCTGTAGGCAGGAAATTTCCCTTCGGTAAAAGTAAATACCAATATCAAAAGCGTTTCGTTCAAACAGCGCCAAAAAAGGATGAGTGGGACTACTTGTTTGCCAGGGACGGATCATTTGGTCGATGCGAAATTCCAATTAATAAAGACTTTTTAAAGGAAATTAAGTTCCAAAGCAAACCTTTATCATTTACTTTGATAAACGAATGGGCACGCAAATCGGACTCCAACTCcacaaagaagattcatGAACTACCAAGAAGGCCTCCTTATGCCATTGGTACGTTGAACATCGAAGCGTGCCATTTGGAAAGAACATCGCcctttgagaaattgccCAAGACACTGGCGATCGCTCATAACATCATCTCAAAGTATAGAGCCCAGCAAGCAATTACTAAAGAAGGGTTTCTGCTTCAAGAAGGCGGTGATGTGGAGGGCAGTATACAAAGgcgtttcttcaagttgCAGGGCAACAATATGCTTGGATACCATGAGATGTCACGTCAAGCCAAAGTTGACATAAACCTTTTGAAGGTTGTCAATGTTTTTGGACCTGGCGATGTTCCAAAGGAGGGAGAAAGGAATCTGACTGACCTGGTGTTGTTTAGTGGTTGCTTCCATTTGGTTTTCGATAATGGAGAAAGGATTGCATTTAGCACTGAATCTgcggaagaagaagcagaatGGTTCAATAAAATAAAAGACGTAGTTGATCTCAACAGGTGTCATCAGCCGTGGGTCAAATACTTCAACCAAAATTACTTGATCTAATTAACTCAATATGACATTACATGACTAGTTGTTTCTTAATATGTAAATGATAATTACCtaatttcactttttctGTTGTTGATTCATGGGAGGCATCATACCGGGAAATGGAAATCCGCCGAACATCGGGAGTGGGGGGAATCCAGGTGCCATCATAGGATGGCTAGGTACATGCTGATTGATCGGCGTATTCGACTTTATACCACCCGAGTTGTTTATATCTCCGGAGTTCGCCATAGTCTTTGGTCCATTTAGATTGCCCTGTTGCTGTAGTGTGAGAATTCCCATCAGTATCTTGTGAGGATTGTATTCCTGTTGCAGTTTCTCCTGTTTATGGAGATATTCCATCCATGTGAACTCGTTGAATCCGTAATTGAAATAATCGCTGAGATTAGCACCAGGCTGTCTCCAAGgtttctctttcaacacTTCAGGATCTAAACTCGTAACTGGCTGGCCTTCATACATTCCCTCTGCTTCCAAATCGATTGTACCTGATGGTGGAACGAGTGATGCGTCTGTCTTGGTCAATGGTGTGCCATCCTCAGTTACTTGTGCGGGAGTCTCTACTGGAGCAGTTGCTAATGTGATACCACTAGGTTGTGCTGCAGTGGCAGTGGCTCCCGAAGCTGTAGCAGAATCCAGTCGAGTAGAGTCCGTACCTGTACTAATGATAAACTCCACATCTGAATCACTTTCACTTTCTGATGACTCACTATCATTGTCTTCACCTTGACTTGAATCACTCGAGCTGTCTTTCTCTGTATTTTCGTTGGAGACTTTTTGTCGCTTACTCAGTGCACCATCGTTATCCTGTGATACTCTCTTGGACCCTACTTCCGCCTGTTCTGTATCTGAACCGTAAAGGAATTTGTCATCCTCATCACTGGAGCTCATATCGCCTTTGAGCGGTCAATTCCTGAGATGAAGTCCTTCTGTCCTCCTTTGATAATATGAAGTTGATAGGAACTTGACTTTACTATTGTCATTTCGTTTTGAGTGatatatatacatatcatcttgaatgaatcctgaagaaagagaccAGTATAAGTGCCACTTAACTCTTCTGTTGGTCTCTGGATTTATCACCTTCAAACGGGGTCTATATGTGCCTGGTTTAAATTGAAtgcttcaaatccttgagTATTGATGTCACGATATCTCACTGACTCTCATAACTATTGAATGGCCGGGCAGCATAAGTTCCCTAACGTCGTATAAATGATAACTTTGTTGCGCAGCCATTTCTAGAGTTTTTCGCTTTCGCTTTTGCCGCTGAAGTACTATTTCACTCCCCAAAACTTGAAATCGCGTCGCGAGCAAATCAATTTCACTATATCCTATTAATGTACAAGACCATAAACCCTAGACATACGTCTTACTGAATTTGTAGGAGATCTCTTGGAACCGTACCTTATCAGAATACTCCTGATCCTTCGAACCAGCAGTGAAGTAACCAGAGTATCTCGATAGTTTCgaattcaaattcttgacaaaCTCTATCTCTTCATCCGTTGCGTACCGCGTATTTGAGGATTTGTGAATTGAATAGTGGTACGAGTCACTAATAGCATAGTGATTTACTTCTGCGCCTAGATCCAATGCACTTTCATGTATAGCAAACGACCTGGGAGCGCTGTAATCCTCATACTGTGCTGTATTGTTGTAAATGGAGTTAAATGCAGAAAAAAGGGGTTGGACCTTCCTCTCGACCATAGATCCATCACACTCGAGAcccatctcttcatctatGCTTTCAGGAACGTTACCATAAAGGCTATTTCTCTTCGAAAAAGTGgaagacattgaagaagatctagAGGTCATCATTGGAGAAATTCCATTAGAAGCCTCTTCTACCACTAATTCCTGTGGTTGCGGTAATCTATCTATCAAATCCTGCTCATTGATCAACTGTACCGGTTGTgtttgaaccaattgatgcAACTGCGAAGATTCGAAAAATGTATCATCctccaaatcttctaaaTCCTCGTATGTGTCATCGTAATTATCAGGTTGCAAATAACAGTCATAAATATCTGTGGAATTGATCGAAacatcatcgtcatcgcGCCCTTGTGCGCTTATAAACAGGCTATTTAATGTTATGGAGTCCGAAATCATAATATTTGTTTGTTTGTTTGTTTGTTGTGATAAAAAACACGAAAAGTAGAGAGATTATCAGATCTGAAAGAAGCTAATGATCCCATTTATATATGCTTATTCTATCAGATCAAACTGTGCTATTAATTATAGATACCCTGTCACTACTATTTTATTGTCACCAGCGGCTAGAGACTGTTTACTACCATTATCCATACCAATATAAAACCGCAACGCGTAGATTATGGAACAGCTAGTATGGGGAAACTGTCCCCAGCAGCGTAGCTGTCAGAACTCCGCATCTTTGGTTTCCTATTAAGGTAAAGCCTCCTCTCTCCCGCTGCTCCAGCCGCGCAGAACATAATTTATTGTGATGGGCAGCAGATCTGTTTCCCCCAAGAGGTATAAGAGACAACATGTTTTTACTTAAAACGGTTGTTACAATGCATCTCTCGAATAGAGTTACTGAGTTCCACTGCCGCGTGGATCGCCATTAGAGTCCCAAAGAGGAAACTGACATCTGGGCAGTGCTCGAAACATTCCCTCTGACCCCAATCTATCTTGTTGCTATCCAACAGTGAGGGGTCGACATTTCCCAGGACCGGAATTTTGTGTGACTGCTCCTGGACACCACTCTTAATACATCCTTACACCTTTCGgtttcattttttttaaatCTGCTTTGCTTTTCTCGCTTCGCGCGAATCACTCAACGACAGCACTCTCGACTCACAACTTACTTTGTATGGTATGGCAATGAGtaaaagttgaaaaattacagaaaTTGCACACTTTGAataatctttgaagttgtAAGAGATCAAGACAACTGATTAAAAATGTATGATATAACACGCTCAtatgaaagaattgatttACGACAAGAGAGGACTCCTTTGAATTACCCATGatttgagaagaagagagaaagaaccAAGAATCCGAAGGCAAAGAACTTATCAATTCCCAATGTACTACAACTAAAGAATACCCTTACTAACAAATTATCGTACAGGGCTAAGAGAACTAAGAAGGTCGGTATCACAGGTAAGTACGGTGTCCGTTACGGTTCCTCCTTGAGAAGACAAGTCAAGAAGTTGGAAGTCCAACAACACGCCAGATACGACTGCTCTTTCTGCGGTAAGAAGGCCGTTAAGAGAGGTGCTGCTGGTATCTGGACCTGTGCTTCCTGTAGAAGACCGTTGCTGGTGGTGCTTACACTGTCTCCACCGCTGCTGCCGCTACTGTCAGATCTACCATCAGAAGATTGAGAGAAATGGCCGAAGCCTAAGCACACCTACTACTTACATATGTACAAACTACGTCTACTATAATCAATCATCTTTAAGCATTGAGCATCATCTGTGTATATATAAGTCTATATACACCGTGAACCAGTATCGGTCACCTGACCATCCTCAGTCTATCTCCGATCGGCACCGCGAATCGCCGGTTATCCCGGGCTGACGCTTTCCAAGGTCCGGACAAACGGCCGCTGAACCGCGTTAAGATAGCCCTTAATTTTAAGGGATCTTCCTGCCTGTCCGCCAGTGCTTACAGTAAGGTTTGGGAAAATGGTTGACAGAGATCAATCATACATACTAAACCCAGCAGAATCTATTGCGCGCAATTTGCTAGTTAAAAAGCCTATCTTCTGGAGGCAGCTTGTCGGTGTCCAGTCACGAAGCTGCACGGTAGACCGCTTCACCGCTTCACCGCTACACGGTTCACCGTTTCGGGGTTTGCCCTCTCTTGACTTGCATTGTATCCGGCTCCCATAGGTCACGACCAATGATCAGTTATTTCTTTCGCCTGCCGCCTGCATTCCTGTCGGATTTTTTAACACATCTTATTTACCCCGGGGGGTAGATATAAAACCACATAGTATTTCAGTTCAGATCAAATTCTCTTTTTGACTTGACTCTTGACCATTGAGTGATCTAGTACCAATgtctcaaaagaagaaatcgtcGAATCCAGCTGTCAATTTGATAGCTGGTGGTACCGCTGGTCTATTTGAAGCACTATGTTGTCACCCATTGGATACGATAAAAGTGAGAATGCAGATCTACAGAAGAGCAGCTTCTGGTGAAATTAAACCACCAGGTTTTATAACTACTGGTAAGACTATTTATACGCAGGAGGGGTTTATTGCCCTGTACAAAGGTCTTGGTGCAGTGGTTATTGGGATTATCCCAAAGATGGCCATTAGATTCTCTTCCTACGAGTTTTATAGGACTTTGGTCGCAGATAAACAGACTGGGATTGTCTCTACAGGGAATACTTTCTTGGCTGGTGTTGGAGCGGGTATTACTGAAGCTGTTTTGGTTGTCAATCCGATGGAAGTTGTGAAAATTAGGTTGCAAGCACAACATTTGAATCCTACTGCACCAGGTGTAGCCCCCAAATACAAGAATGCCGTTCATGCATGCTACACAATTgtgaaggaagaaggtatTTCGGCGTTGTATCGGGGTGTTTCTTTAACGGCGGCAAGACAGGCTACTAACCAAGGTGCAAACTTCACGATTTACTCGAAATTAAAAGAGTATTTGCAGGATTATCATGGTACCGAAGTTCTACCATCGTGGGAAACTTCGTGTATTGGGCTGATATCCGGTGCCATCGGACCTTTCTCCAACGCTCCTTTAGACACAATCAAGACTAGGTTGCAAAAGGATAGCTGTACCTCCAAGGACTCCGGCTGGACCAGAATCGCTAAGATCGGAGCTCAATTAGTTAAGGAAGAAGGATTCCGTGCCCTTTACAAGGGTATCACTCCAAGAGTCATGAGAGTCGCACCGGGTCAAGCCGTCACTTTCACAGTCTACGAATTCGCTAGAAGGCACCTAGATAATTTGG
The window above is part of the Torulaspora delbrueckii CBS 1146 chromosome 3, complete genome genome. Proteins encoded here:
- the BUD4 gene encoding Bud4p (similar to Saccharomyces cerevisiae BUD4 (YJR092W); ancestral locus Anc_7.463) — protein: MTSNAVADETMDSLLKEIDDEMENTISTENKSSTDRSGESQKTRSWSIPLQDIGDETMDMIVSHNTISNIMVRNEDQGDEHGEAGTVEPLAPSRKSVVFSEGVNFHEYQDVSDQGEDEQDSNELTTSWKKSSFVAAKPVEVNQSLIVEAHTDSEDEKDHEQPVITTHDLLQHTVTDLDEKLSHMLDKKRNVQRLKLMTEELEEKELESEEKEKASPIKFTLQPTKPLIPSIGNSIEETSLIHFQSMENLAGADDEIEDDDSCSEYMNEVQHSPSKIPLVNTVNINKFSITNQGREPQTRISSGSSCCDSISDLKTTIQHDSYRLLDDKVSGNGDDSDCKFYDDGKPLENEVMVTSHPNTSRIFSVATSAEGYKSAKETVRSPDSVYSNQEMESPPTVKLLEAPVNDLHIKAELMGDEDTTQDEEQGSHKDDDIISDSGSVIERSMHKGQYPPEIPQLPVLTSSHSASKEKSLEADSEEDNQSEIGFTDLHDVASSVKDVDQEKPEKVEISSVDKSEKSIEIPRSHDSAQTVTSKSLQTNVEGLNPLSSQDDFVTTTSRSSSIAEHANETAGANISSGGKESKNERKFSILPPFAPVGSIFLDDPFVDDFETSGESIDLTKSVKPSNYLSIWHMQEEDIRATSPAISSNSQFSRCTDSTNTSASVNSNLEHNFKFKPRVISRSKYYYPESRQASCDVEDSYVISNFETALDPLRRNTIISRRIQENIKSRRKLYPSMKEIDENDAESLDDKEIVTGPAEEHTVVDDVAEERNQEIEKQPDHDFSAFQLDLLPCLPDAKLKDEFMSYLEAVSHDNRSILNHSEIETGKYNVWDHQSEFEVPTGDVKKTISMDVINKLLEEENHTPEPVAEESVSLQPPVNLAILKTPVKEVSVGRGLSLKGYDALVSTDVGSERHSALFVSPSRGEDGQSPVKKTHVDSPFKVKHKKPAQHDSEKPDTDFKGLAIQSFEPEEKQKVVLPESVHAIESDEQKSLSNEEQVDQSLPDRGNLYLRLNNVANILIHGITHHKAQFAIEFDNGKDVVQTAWDTLANDKKWEINQEFEVILDNDLDKIPKLIITLKCRYESPKNELKEIVERVPVGRKFPFGKSKYQYQKRFVQTAPKKDEWDYLFARDGSFGRCEIPINKDFLKEIKFQSKPLSFTLINEWARKSDSNSTKKIHELPRRPPYAIGTLNIEACHLERTSPFEKLPKTLAIAHNIISKYRAQQAITKEGFLLQEGGDVEGSIQRRFFKLQGNNMLGYHEMSRQAKVDINLLKVVNVFGPGDVPKEGERNLTDLVLFSGCFHLVFDNGERIAFSTESAEEEAEWFNKIKDVVDLNRCHQPWVKYFNQNYLI
- the FIP1 gene encoding cleavage polyadenylation factor subunit FIP1 (similar to Saccharomyces cerevisiae FIP1 (YJR093C); ancestral locus Anc_7.464) — protein: MSSSDEDDKFLYGSDTEQAEVGSKRVSQDNDGALSKRQKVSNENTEKDSSSDSSQGEDNDSESSESESDSDVEFIISTGTDSTRLDSATASGATATAAQPSGITLATAPVETPAQVTEDGTPLTKTDASLVPPSGTIDLEAEGMYEGQPVTSLDPEVLKEKPWRQPGANLSDYFNYGFNEFTWMEYLHKQEKLQQEYNPHKILMGILTLQQQGNLNGPKTMANSGDINNSGGIKSNTPINQHVPSHPMMAPGFPPLPMFGGFPFPGMMPPMNQQQKK
- the IME1 gene encoding transcription factor IME1 (similar to Saccharomyces cerevisiae IME1 (YJR094C); ancestral locus Anc_7.465), whose protein sequence is MISDSITLNSLFISAQGRDDDDVSINSTDIYDCYLQPDNYDDTYEDLEDLEDDTFFESSQLHQLVQTQPVQLINEQDLIDRLPQPQELVVEEASNGISPMMTSRSSSMSSTFSKRNSLYGNVPESIDEEMGLECDGSMVERKVQPLFSAFNSIYNNTAQYEDYSAPRSFAIHESALDLGAEVNHYAISDSYHYSIHKSSNTRYATDEEIEFVKNLNSKLSRYSGYFTAGSKDQEYSDKVRFQEISYKFSKTYV
- the RPL43B gene encoding 60S ribosomal protein eL43 (similar to Saccharomyces cerevisiae RPL43B (YJR094W-A) and RPL43A (YPR043W); ancestral locus Anc_7.466), coding for MAKRTKKVGITGKYGVRYGSSLRRQVKKLEVQQHARYDCSFCGKKAVKRGAAGIWTCASCRRPLLVVLTLSPPLLPLLSDLPSED
- the SFC1 gene encoding Sfc1p (similar to Saccharomyces cerevisiae SFC1 (YJR095W); ancestral locus Anc_7.467) gives rise to the protein MSQKKKSSNPAVNLIAGGTAGLFEALCCHPLDTIKVRMQIYRRAASGEIKPPGFITTGKTIYTQEGFIALYKGLGAVVIGIIPKMAIRFSSYEFYRTLVADKQTGIVSTGNTFLAGVGAGITEAVLVVNPMEVVKIRLQAQHLNPTAPGVAPKYKNAVHACYTIVKEEGISALYRGVSLTAARQATNQGANFTIYSKLKEYLQDYHGTEVLPSWETSCIGLISGAIGPFSNAPLDTIKTRLQKDSCTSKDSGWTRIAKIGAQLVKEEGFRALYKGITPRVMRVAPGQAVTFTVYEFARRHLDNLGIFNRKKADPPKPLK